aaaaaaaaaaattcaattatacattttatttaaatggTGGATATATTTCTCAAAACATCAATGAAAACTCTATTAGGCATAATTCAAGTACAAGGAATTAAGCATTTGGATTGTAAAGAGCGAGTTGGCAGGCTTGCGCCGCATAGGACCTGTAATAAACCTGATGGTGCCATATTGTGTGACCGAAATTGCGTAAAAGAAGGTTATAACACAGGAAAATGTGTAATGAAAGGAACAAGCAAAAATTGCATCTGCACCATGTA
This genomic stretch from Camelina sativa cultivar DH55 unplaced genomic scaffold, Cs unpScaffold06533, whole genome shotgun sequence harbors:
- the LOC109131853 gene encoding defensin-like protein 41 — translated: MKTLLGIIQVQGIKHLDCKERVGRLAPHRTCNKPDGAILCDRNCVKEGYNTGKCVMKGTSKNCICTM